ATTTTTTATGAGGCAAGGCCAAGGGATCGAGCGACGGGCCGCGTAGTTGACGACCATAAGCCTGTTTTCGCGCTTCTGAAGGATTCCTGCCCATGCCCCGGCCATTTGCCAATCTGCTTCTTGCTTCCGGCCTGCTCGCCGCCAGCCCCGCGCTGGCCCCGGCAGCGCTGGCCCATGTCGCGCTGGTCGAGGCCAGCCCTGCCGCGCAGAGCGAAGCGTCCGACGTGCGCCAGCTCTCGCTCGGCTTTTCCGGCCCGCTGGTCGACAGGCTCTCGGGGCTGGACCTCGCGATGACCGGCATGCCCGGCATGGCCCACCACGCGCCGATGAAGGTGACCGGCTTCCAGACCACGCTGGCCAACGAGAGCAAGACCCTGCTGGCCACCCTGCCCCGCGCGCTGCCGGCCGGAACCTATCATGTCGCCTGGCATGTCGTGGGCGCCGATACCCACCGGGTCGAAGGCGGTTTCGACTTCACCGTGAAGTAGGCGGCGGGGCGGCTGTCCAGCCCCGCGCGCGCGCGGCGCGTTCGGCGGCGGGATCGAGCGCCCCGCCCACGGCCATGTCCTGCATCGCGGCCATCAGCTTCGGGTCTGTGCTGCCCGCCTGGCGATAGGCGCCTTCCTGCGCCGTCACGCCGGGGAACCGGCGTTCGAGGCGCCAGCCATGGGCATCGTGGCAGGCAATGCCCGAGGCCTGGCTTCCGGCAAAGCCACGGCAGACCGCGCCCGTTGCATCGGCAAAGCTGAGCAGGACTTGCGGGCCGCTGCCCCCCTGCTCGCCCGACAGGCGGCTGTCGAGCGCCTGCGCCAGTTCGGGGGCGGCATAGTTTGACGCAGGCACTATCGCGGGCCGCCCGATCACCACGGCCAGCGCCACACAAGCGGCCAGCGCGATCCCCGCCCCCACGGCCCAGCGCGGGCGCGCGCGGGCCTTGCTCACGGGCTCCGGGTTCGGGGAGCGTGCCTCGCGTTCGCGGCGGCGCGCGCGGGCGGTCTCGATAGAAACAACGGTTGCCGTTTGCGGCGCAGGCGGGGCCTTGAGCGCGCGCGTCAGGCTTTCGGGCAGCGTCTCTTCGAGGATCGGCGCGAAATGGGCGACAAGCCGCGCGCGCAGGGCGCGGTGGGTGGCGACCTCCTGTGCCAGCGCCGGGTCCTGCGCGAGGGCCTGCTCGACCATCGCGCGCTCGGCGCCGTCGAGCTGGTCATCGGCATAGGCCGCCAGCATCTCGGGCGATATGCTCATGCCGCTTCTCCCAGCAGGGCCAGCAGCGCGTCGCGCCCGCGCACCAGCCGCGAATTGAGGGTGCCGACCGGACAGCCGATGATCCCGGCGGCTTCCTTGTAGGACCACCCCTCGACCATGACCAGCAGGACCGCCTCGCGCTGCTCCTCGGGCAGGCGGGCCATCGCGCGGTCGATGTCCGAGAGCGCCACGCGCGCTTCCTGCCCGCCATCGGCGCCCACGCTCTCGCCAGCTTCCTCGTCCACGAAGGTCTGCCCCCGGCGCGTGGCGGCGCGGGCCTCGTCGATCCACAGATTGCGCATGATCCGGTACATCCAACTGTCCATCCGGGTTCCCTCCTGCCACTGGTCGCGGCTGCGCAAGGCGCGCTCCACCGTCATCTGGCACAAGTCGTCGGCCCTGGCCCCATCGCGGGTGAGGCCATGGGCAAAGCGGCGCAGGCGCGGCAAGAGCGCAAGCAACCCGCTTTCGAAAGCGTCCGGTCCCGCTTGATCTGTCTCACGATGGTCTGGCACGATCCGCAACGAGCCTTTGCCTTCAGGGTGAAAAAACGGGCCATGGATAGAACGGACGGCCTCGTCCGTTTCATCCATAGAAAGTTCAAGCCCGCAGGGAAATGCCCATGCCGCGTCCGTTATCGCCTGCAATCCTTCTTTCGCTCACCCTGCTGGCCGCGATGCCCGCACAGGCGCAGATCGGCGTGCCCGCGCTGCCCGGCGCGCTGCGCCCCGAGTTGCCATCCGGGCCGGGCGATCCGCTCGACACTTTGGGCGAGCGCCTTCAGGATGGCGCCGACGTCCTCGGCCAGACGGCCCGCCGGGGCACGCAGCGCCTGCGAGACAGCCTCGAACAGCAGCGCCGCGCGCGGCTGGACGCCCTCTTGCGCCAGAACAGGGCCCGGCTTGAGCCCGACGCGGACGGCAACCCGGCGCGCAAGGGAGAGATCCTGCTGGTCGCGCCCGATCCGGCCACGCTCGCCAAAGCGGGCACGCTGGGCTTTGCGGTGGCGGGCGAGGAACGGCTCGATGCCCTTGGCCTTGCCGTCACCCGGCTGGCCCTGCCCCCCGGCCTGTC
The genomic region above belongs to Novosphingobium sp. IK01 and contains:
- a CDS encoding anti-sigma factor family protein, with translation MSISPEMLAAYADDQLDGAERAMVEQALAQDPALAQEVATHRALRARLVAHFAPILEETLPESLTRALKAPPAPQTATVVSIETARARRREREARSPNPEPVSKARARPRWAVGAGIALAACVALAVVIGRPAIVPASNYAAPELAQALDSRLSGEQGGSGPQVLLSFADATGAVCRGFAGSQASGIACHDAHGWRLERRFPGVTAQEGAYRQAGSTDPKLMAAMQDMAVGGALDPAAERAARARGWTAAPPPTSR
- a CDS encoding RNA polymerase sigma factor: MLALLPRLRRFAHGLTRDGARADDLCQMTVERALRSRDQWQEGTRMDSWMYRIMRNLWIDEARAATRRGQTFVDEEAGESVGADGGQEARVALSDIDRAMARLPEEQREAVLLVMVEGWSYKEAAGIIGCPVGTLNSRLVRGRDALLALLGEAA
- the copC gene encoding copper homeostasis periplasmic binding protein CopC; translation: MPRPFANLLLASGLLAASPALAPAALAHVALVEASPAAQSEASDVRQLSLGFSGPLVDRLSGLDLAMTGMPGMAHHAPMKVTGFQTTLANESKTLLATLPRALPAGTYHVAWHVVGADTHRVEGGFDFTVK